A section of the candidate division WOR-3 bacterium genome encodes:
- a CDS encoding tetratricopeptide repeat protein: MDETEELKKKLKKTKSEKDKILLLFKLAEMYLNRNSEISTEYADEAIKLAEKTNDQLNLSRAYNKKGKIKVIGGHLKESLTLFEKALSIQEKIQDNKLVCTSLNSIGLNHYYLGNFKGAMFNLEKAIEISREIGANEVLAPALSNRGLVLEALQEKDKALESYFECLEIEENEGVPLDKMADTLGNIGSVYESIYDNGKALEYYKKSLSMYFKTRNKKGLAGAISNVANILKDNDQEDLALKYYMKALKFAEDVKNKEFCANILNNIGLVYLRKKNHTKALEYFNGSLRINEILYDKKSTANNLNNIADVYTFIKDYGRARECLEKSCSISREIGALNLEAESLFKHAYLFARQNDFITALEYLHKADNLNDLIFSEDLSGKISELETRFEIEKKKRDEINIQTRAEFFRLKNDELNETLAELTEEKIKTDSVLKAIFPEKVRERLKQGKPTGFENFRNVTVFYSDIADFTSNARGINPESLIGELNEIFSSFDEIFEKWECERIMTIGDAYLAVSGLFDKKTPEGMVSASNECLDYLCERNKKRNFKWMIRAGIHTGNVTCGVMGKKKFLYEVTGEAVDIAKYIQSIMPPMILGISSRTFEMLSFNSKIERMGIFESEDCGQIKVYKSVKR, encoded by the coding sequence ATGGACGAAACAGAAGAACTCAAAAAAAAACTCAAAAAAACAAAAAGCGAAAAAGACAAAATTCTCCTACTATTTAAACTTGCCGAAATGTATTTGAATCGAAATAGTGAGATTTCGACAGAATATGCCGACGAAGCCATCAAGTTGGCTGAAAAAACAAATGATCAGTTAAATTTATCGAGGGCGTACAATAAAAAAGGGAAAATCAAGGTAATAGGCGGTCATTTAAAGGAATCTTTGACACTTTTTGAAAAAGCTTTGTCTATTCAGGAAAAAATTCAGGATAATAAACTCGTTTGTACGTCTTTAAACAGCATAGGGCTTAATCACTATTATCTGGGTAATTTTAAAGGGGCCATGTTTAATCTCGAAAAAGCCATAGAAATATCGAGGGAGATAGGCGCAAACGAAGTGTTGGCGCCGGCTCTTAGCAACAGAGGTCTCGTATTGGAAGCACTACAGGAAAAGGATAAAGCTCTCGAATCATATTTTGAATGTCTTGAAATTGAAGAGAATGAAGGGGTGCCGCTTGACAAAATGGCAGACACTCTCGGAAACATCGGATCGGTTTATGAAAGCATTTACGACAATGGAAAAGCGCTCGAATACTACAAAAAAAGTTTGTCAATGTATTTTAAAACGAGAAATAAAAAAGGTTTGGCCGGCGCAATTTCAAACGTAGCAAATATACTGAAGGACAATGATCAGGAAGACTTGGCTCTTAAATACTACATGAAAGCGCTGAAATTCGCCGAAGATGTAAAAAACAAAGAGTTCTGCGCTAATATACTGAACAATATCGGATTGGTTTATCTCAGAAAGAAAAATCACACCAAAGCTCTTGAGTATTTTAACGGATCACTGCGCATAAACGAGATTTTATATGACAAGAAATCAACAGCCAACAATTTGAACAATATAGCAGACGTCTATACATTCATAAAAGATTACGGCAGAGCCCGTGAATGTCTGGAGAAATCCTGTTCAATTTCTCGTGAAATAGGCGCTTTAAACCTCGAAGCGGAATCTCTCTTCAAACATGCGTATCTATTCGCACGGCAAAATGATTTTATAACAGCGCTCGAATATTTACACAAAGCAGACAATTTGAACGATCTGATTTTCAGCGAAGATCTGTCCGGGAAGATTTCTGAGCTGGAGACACGATTTGAAATTGAAAAAAAGAAAAGAGACGAAATAAACATTCAAACCAGGGCAGAGTTCTTTAGATTGAAAAACGATGAACTTAATGAAACCCTTGCCGAACTTACAGAGGAAAAGATAAAGACGGATTCGGTTCTGAAGGCGATTTTCCCGGAAAAAGTTAGAGAACGCCTGAAGCAGGGAAAGCCTACAGGTTTTGAAAACTTCAGGAACGTCACCGTTTTTTATTCCGACATAGCTGATTTTACGTCGAATGCGCGCGGCATAAACCCGGAAAGTTTGATAGGAGAGCTGAATGAAATTTTTTCGTCTTTTGATGAAATTTTTGAAAAATGGGAGTGCGAAAGAATAATGACAATAGGCGACGCCTATCTTGCTGTTTCCGGTCTGTTTGATAAAAAAACACCTGAAGGCATGGTTTCAGCATCAAACGAGTGCCTTGATTATTTGTGTGAAAGAAACAAAAAAAGAAATTTCAAATGGATGATAAGGGCGGGTATACACACTGGAAACGTTACGTGCGGTGTCATGGGTAAAAAAAAGTTTTTGTACGAGGTAACGGGGGAAGCCGTGGACATAGCTAAATATATTCAATCGATAATGCCTCCGATGATTTTGGGCATATCGTCGAGAACATTTGAAATGCTTTCTTTCAATTCTAAAATTGAAAGGATGGGTATTTTTGAATCGGAGGATTGCGGTCAGATAAAAGTGTACAAATCGGTGAAAAGATGA
- a CDS encoding S41 family peptidase produces MSFSKTLIVLFAVIVLCKNIAAQNFGTNDRPINKDDKAEIIDSVCGLLISTYVYPEVAQKMDSVARYNLLTGSYDHLTGLVDFTEVLNEDLFLVCRDKHFRILPFIDERMKQENGDEEDKKRALEQMRRNNFGFKKIEILPGNIGYLKFDEFVDARYAGNTAVAAMNFLSNCDALIIDLRDNGGGEASMIQLLTSYFFDEQQHINDFYYRIDNVYEQSWTYSFVPGNKIPETPVYILTSSYTFSAAEEFTYNLQKLERASIVGDTTGGGAHPIIMQIWDNLGITIVCPFARACNPVSNDNWEGVGIIPDFPIESQMALEKSQLLALNEILEKNEDPAKETEIIWHIEYIEGIIDPMFLAETELEKYAGLYETREIFIENGELNYLRQGRDPYPMIYIGDDTFLIKDLISLRLKFEKDETNHFCRLIAIYQSGRREINPRSTR; encoded by the coding sequence ATGAGTTTCAGCAAGACATTGATTGTTCTTTTTGCCGTTATTGTTCTTTGTAAAAACATCGCGGCTCAAAACTTCGGTACAAATGACCGTCCGATAAATAAAGACGACAAAGCAGAAATTATTGACAGCGTCTGCGGCCTATTGATCTCAACTTACGTATATCCCGAAGTAGCGCAGAAAATGGACAGTGTCGCAAGGTATAATTTATTAACCGGATCATACGATCACTTAACCGGTTTGGTCGATTTCACTGAAGTTTTAAACGAAGACCTATTTTTGGTCTGCCGTGACAAACATTTCAGAATATTGCCATTTATAGATGAAAGAATGAAACAAGAAAACGGTGACGAAGAAGACAAAAAGAGAGCTCTTGAACAGATGAGACGGAATAATTTCGGTTTCAAAAAAATCGAGATTCTGCCCGGCAACATAGGATACCTGAAATTCGACGAATTTGTCGACGCCAGATATGCCGGCAACACTGCTGTCGCCGCAATGAATTTCCTGTCCAACTGCGACGCTTTGATAATCGACCTCAGGGACAACGGAGGCGGTGAAGCGAGTATGATTCAGCTGCTGACAAGTTACTTTTTTGACGAACAACAGCACATAAATGATTTTTATTACAGGATTGACAATGTGTACGAACAATCCTGGACTTATTCATTCGTTCCGGGAAATAAAATTCCTGAAACGCCTGTTTACATACTGACAAGCAGTTACACATTTTCCGCAGCAGAAGAATTCACGTACAATCTGCAAAAACTCGAAAGGGCATCAATTGTAGGGGACACAACGGGAGGCGGGGCTCATCCTATAATTATGCAAATCTGGGATAATCTGGGAATTACAATTGTATGCCCTTTCGCCAGAGCCTGCAACCCGGTTTCGAACGATAATTGGGAAGGCGTAGGGATAATCCCCGACTTTCCTATAGAGTCCCAAATGGCTCTTGAAAAGTCTCAACTTCTGGCTCTTAACGAGATTCTCGAAAAAAACGAAGATCCGGCGAAAGAAACTGAAATTATATGGCACATAGAATATATTGAAGGCATAATAGACCCGATGTTTTTAGCCGAAACCGAGCTTGAAAAATACGCAGGATTGTACGAAACGAGAGAGATTTTTATTGAAAACGGAGAGCTTAATTATCTGAGACAGGGAAGAGACCCTTATCCGATGATTTATATCGGCGACGACACCTTTTTGATAAAAGATCTGATTTCTCTGAGATTGAAATTCGAAAAGGATGAAACAAATCACTTCTGCAGACTCATCGCAATCTATCAAAGCGGACGGCGAGAAATCAATCCGAGGTCGACGAGATGA
- a CDS encoding PorT family protein codes for MKKVLIILSLFYLSVGFLNAEALVGIKTGLNVSSFYGGQMNDDGTRRGFYVGSFVNLPVTNFLSVQPEFYFTSKGKENTYMIGFTKYKKSICIYYLECPVLFKLKVLDRGTLRYNLLAGPYYSFFAGGISNFPVGSDPVTEDIEYLLNGKVRESDFGFTIGAQLDIVVLDFKSWIVSIDIRHTLGLNPVHTREDELLFLIDQKNKTTSMMVGLAYVI; via the coding sequence ATGAAAAAAGTTTTAATAATATTGTCTTTATTTTATTTGTCCGTTGGCTTCCTTAACGCTGAAGCCCTCGTTGGCATAAAGACCGGCCTCAACGTTTCGAGTTTTTACGGAGGACAGATGAACGATGACGGCACGAGAAGAGGCTTCTACGTCGGTTCGTTTGTCAACTTGCCGGTGACAAATTTTCTGTCTGTTCAGCCTGAATTTTATTTTACGTCAAAGGGCAAAGAAAACACCTACATGATAGGATTCACAAAATACAAAAAATCAATCTGCATTTACTACCTCGAATGCCCCGTTCTATTTAAATTAAAAGTTCTCGACAGAGGGACTCTCAGATACAATTTATTAGCGGGTCCATACTACTCTTTCTTCGCGGGCGGAATCAGCAATTTTCCGGTCGGATCGGACCCAGTCACGGAAGACATAGAATATCTTTTAAACGGCAAAGTCAGGGAATCCGATTTCGGTTTCACAATAGGAGCTCAATTGGACATAGTGGTTCTCGATTTCAAAAGTTGGATCGTCTCTATCGACATCAGGCACACTTTGGGACTAAATCCCGTCCACACCCGCGAAGATGAACTGCTTTTTCTCATAGACCAGAAAAACAAGACGACTTCCATGATGGTCGGTCTTGCCTACGTCATCTGA
- a CDS encoding MarR family transcriptional regulator, which yields MDIFDTLGPVAIASRTKRFLDTLVKDGETVYKNQNIPFKTKWFPVFFALYKSQEPLSITDLSNILHMTHPNVIKIVSSMSRKDIVVSLKDEYDARKHLIKLSEKGTQLIPLLEPVWKAFERAVYGLFNEVDCNFIEVLSKMEKSLYRKGMAERVISNIKESQYEAIAIIEYTPQLKKYFKNLNYEWLEKFFSVENYDEEVLNNPEKYIFSKNGFILFALINGEIVGTCAVSEMDPGEYELSKLAVTESKQNRGAGKKLVTEAIKRAKDKNGRKIFLLTDEKLTKAFNLYRSMGFKTETVNKFPEKFLSRSKTSITMSLRIE from the coding sequence ATGGACATATTCGACACATTAGGACCGGTTGCTATTGCAAGCAGGACGAAGAGGTTTCTCGACACACTCGTAAAAGACGGTGAAACTGTATATAAAAATCAGAACATTCCGTTCAAAACCAAATGGTTCCCTGTATTTTTTGCTCTTTACAAAAGCCAGGAGCCGCTTTCCATAACAGATTTGTCGAACATCCTTCACATGACTCACCCGAACGTAATAAAAATTGTCAGCTCAATGTCGAGAAAAGACATCGTCGTCTCCTTGAAAGACGAATACGACGCCAGAAAACATTTGATAAAACTTTCCGAAAAAGGCACCCAGTTGATCCCCTTGCTTGAACCTGTATGGAAAGCATTCGAAAGAGCTGTTTACGGTCTTTTCAACGAAGTTGATTGTAATTTCATAGAAGTTCTTTCAAAAATGGAGAAATCGCTGTACCGAAAAGGGATGGCGGAAAGGGTTATTTCAAACATAAAAGAATCTCAGTATGAGGCCATAGCAATAATTGAATACACGCCTCAGTTAAAAAAATATTTCAAAAATCTCAATTATGAATGGCTAGAAAAATTTTTTTCAGTCGAAAATTATGACGAAGAAGTATTAAACAATCCTGAAAAATATATTTTTTCAAAAAACGGATTCATACTTTTTGCACTCATAAACGGAGAGATAGTCGGTACTTGTGCGGTTTCGGAGATGGATCCCGGTGAATATGAACTGTCAAAACTGGCAGTTACAGAAAGCAAGCAGAACAGAGGAGCCGGGAAAAAACTCGTTACGGAAGCCATCAAGCGAGCCAAAGATAAAAACGGCAGAAAGATTTTCCTTTTGACGGATGAAAAACTTACAAAAGCATTCAATCTCTACAGAAGCATGGGTTTCAAAACCGAAACAGTAAACAAATTCCCCGAAAAATTTCTTTCAAGATCAAAAACTTCCATTACCATGAGCTTGAGAATCGAATAG
- a CDS encoding tetratricopeptide repeat protein gives MGKTNPTCEAENLLNEASLSKDKDPKKALESATRALSLIAQTSEIDLFFKAKKIIARSLARLGEYKRSEDVFSEAIGISGEDKKTKAELLKDLGLVKYYMCEYEAALSILHESLNLSEELNCFELKAQCLNNMGLVFSARGAYSEALGVFEESLKIKESIENYSENSIANTLSSMGDLYEKKGDVYLSLDFHEKALKLYKKNNNLSGIAGQLCNIGIIYKKLNKSKEAMTYFKNSLALAKEIRHREFEANILFNLANTFIEIGEKGKALECFELSLAINEELGDLQAIANIKHEYGAIKIQENDYDSAVRFLTESLSIAEKIDEKPLIMNLYRTLSLVYEKKHDFGRSLENYKKYIKIKNQMT, from the coding sequence ATGGGTAAAACAAATCCGACGTGCGAAGCTGAAAATCTGCTGAATGAAGCTTCACTTTCCAAAGATAAAGACCCGAAAAAAGCCCTTGAAAGCGCGACAAGAGCTCTTTCATTGATCGCGCAGACAAGTGAAATTGATCTGTTTTTTAAGGCTAAAAAAATCATAGCCAGATCGCTCGCGAGATTGGGAGAATATAAAAGATCCGAAGATGTTTTTTCTGAGGCGATTGGAATCAGCGGAGAAGACAAAAAAACCAAGGCAGAACTGTTAAAAGACCTCGGACTTGTAAAATACTACATGTGCGAGTATGAAGCGGCTCTTTCAATCCTTCACGAATCGTTAAATTTGTCTGAAGAATTGAACTGTTTTGAATTAAAAGCTCAATGCCTCAACAACATGGGTCTTGTTTTTTCAGCCAGAGGCGCTTATTCTGAAGCTTTAGGCGTTTTTGAAGAATCTTTAAAAATCAAAGAGAGTATAGAAAACTATTCTGAAAACAGCATAGCGAACACACTGTCGAGTATGGGTGATCTGTACGAAAAAAAAGGAGACGTCTATTTGAGCCTTGATTTTCATGAGAAAGCTTTAAAATTATACAAAAAAAACAATAACCTTTCAGGGATTGCAGGTCAGCTTTGCAATATAGGAATAATTTACAAAAAGCTTAATAAAAGCAAGGAAGCCATGACGTATTTCAAAAATTCGCTCGCATTGGCAAAAGAGATCAGACACAGGGAATTCGAAGCAAATATCCTGTTTAATCTCGCAAACACATTCATCGAAATAGGTGAAAAAGGCAAAGCTCTTGAGTGTTTTGAATTGTCGCTGGCAATAAATGAGGAATTGGGAGACCTGCAGGCGATAGCGAACATCAAACATGAATACGGCGCAATAAAAATACAGGAGAATGATTACGACTCTGCAGTCAGATTTCTGACTGAATCACTCAGCATTGCTGAAAAAATAGATGAAAAACCTCTCATTATGAATCTTTACAGAACTCTTTCCCTCGTTTATGAAAAGAAACACGACTTCGGCAGATCGCTTGAGAATTACAAAAAATATATTAAGATAAAAAATCAGATGACGTAG